From Mycolicibacterium cosmeticum, a single genomic window includes:
- a CDS encoding MFS transporter yields the protein MTTTTIGTARRWSMLVIALTATTCANVFINGAAFLIPTLHTERGLDLARAGTLSAMPSLGMVTTLILWGYVVDRFGERLVLTLGSALTAAAAFAAASVQSLVAVGAFLLIGGMAAASSNSASGRLVVGWFPPEQRGLVMGIRQTATPLGVGLGALIIPRLAESHGVATALLFPAIVCALAAVMCLAGVIDPPRPPRAEAPDEHLANPYRGSSVLWRIHAVSVLLVVPQSVVWTFTLVWLMTTRGWSAASAGLLVTLAQILGAAGRIAAGRWSDVTGSRLRPIRTIAAGAAASMALLAVTDWLHSPVSVALVVIASVITVSDNGLAFTAIAEIAGPFWSGRALGTQNTSQHLASAAAAPLFGALIGVFGYPAAFAVCALFPVVAIPVLPTDPHGPS from the coding sequence ATGACCACCACGACTATCGGCACCGCCCGTCGCTGGTCCATGCTGGTGATCGCGCTCACCGCGACCACCTGCGCCAACGTCTTCATCAACGGGGCCGCATTCCTCATCCCGACCTTGCACACCGAACGCGGGCTGGATTTGGCGCGGGCGGGCACCTTGTCGGCGATGCCGAGCCTGGGCATGGTGACGACGCTGATCCTGTGGGGCTATGTCGTCGACCGGTTCGGCGAACGCCTGGTGCTGACGCTGGGCTCGGCACTCACGGCGGCGGCCGCGTTCGCCGCGGCCTCGGTGCAGTCCCTGGTCGCGGTCGGCGCCTTCCTGTTGATCGGCGGAATGGCCGCGGCCAGCAGCAATTCCGCGAGCGGGCGACTGGTGGTGGGCTGGTTCCCGCCCGAACAACGCGGCCTGGTGATGGGCATCCGGCAGACCGCAACACCACTGGGCGTGGGGCTGGGCGCGCTGATCATTCCCCGGCTTGCCGAATCTCACGGTGTCGCAACGGCATTGCTGTTCCCCGCGATCGTGTGCGCGCTGGCCGCGGTCATGTGCCTGGCCGGGGTGATCGACCCGCCGCGGCCGCCGCGCGCCGAGGCCCCCGACGAGCACCTGGCCAACCCCTACCGCGGCTCGTCGGTGCTGTGGCGCATCCACGCCGTCTCGGTGCTGCTGGTGGTGCCGCAGTCGGTGGTCTGGACGTTCACCCTGGTGTGGTTGATGACCACCCGCGGATGGTCGGCGGCCTCGGCGGGGCTGTTGGTGACGCTCGCCCAGATCCTCGGTGCCGCAGGACGGATCGCCGCGGGGCGTTGGTCAGACGTGACGGGGTCGCGGCTGCGGCCGATCCGCACCATCGCCGCGGGCGCCGCGGCGTCGATGGCACTGCTGGCCGTCACCGACTGGCTGCACTCCCCCGTCAGCGTCGCCCTGGTGGTGATCGCCTCGGTGATCACGGTGTCCGACAACGGGTTGGCCTTCACCGCGATCGCCGAGATCGCGGGCCCGTTCTGGAGCGGCCGCGCGCTGGGCACCCAGAACACCAGTCAGCACCTGGCATCCGCCGCCGCCGCACCGTTGTTCGGCGCGCTGATCGGAGTGTTCGGCTACCCGGCGGCGTTCGCGGTGTGCGCGCTGTTCCCGGTGGTCGCCATCCCGGTGCTGCCCACCGATCCGCACGGCCCGAGTTAG
- a CDS encoding alpha/beta hydrolase produces MNLRRLAGLVLALGIAATTPIAHAAQADWSGLDARNFGAPIPAPGKLIASVPLNPALSVPDAARAFRILYSTVDQHDSPAVSTAAVFVPAGRAPEGGWPVIAWAHGTVGLGDDCTPSALPRSERDNEYLSHWLDQGYVVVGSDYAGLGTPGLMSYLNSVSTAHSVVESVIAAHQLDLPLSPKWALVGQSQGGSAAVNSARWATEFSRGAGLDYRGVVATGTPFNVESIVKQAGPDMTLPPNVGPAANSYTAYILAGFRDARPDLGVDGVLTPAGRSAVQQAETLCKPALDKALAGMTPSGFFRAPLASLPGLADALDAYLGTPTDGYDRPIFLGVGLRDRDVPPTLSIALDERLRASGQDVTLKVYPDQDHSGTVLASMADSTPFLAAQFAH; encoded by the coding sequence GTGAACCTGCGCAGACTGGCCGGCCTCGTGCTGGCGTTGGGGATCGCGGCCACCACACCGATCGCGCACGCGGCCCAGGCCGACTGGTCGGGCCTGGATGCCCGCAACTTCGGCGCCCCGATCCCGGCGCCCGGCAAGCTGATCGCGTCGGTGCCGCTGAACCCCGCCCTGAGTGTCCCGGACGCCGCGCGGGCCTTCCGGATCCTGTATTCTACAGTGGACCAACATGATTCACCGGCGGTTAGCACCGCGGCGGTATTCGTGCCCGCCGGCCGGGCGCCCGAGGGTGGCTGGCCGGTGATCGCCTGGGCGCACGGCACCGTCGGGCTCGGCGATGACTGCACACCGTCGGCGCTGCCGCGCAGCGAGCGCGACAACGAGTACCTGTCGCACTGGCTGGACCAGGGGTACGTGGTGGTGGGCTCCGACTATGCCGGGCTGGGCACGCCAGGGCTGATGAGCTACCTCAACAGCGTCTCGACCGCGCACAGCGTCGTCGAATCGGTGATCGCCGCGCACCAGCTGGACCTGCCGCTGTCGCCGAAGTGGGCGCTGGTGGGCCAATCACAGGGCGGCAGCGCCGCCGTCAACAGCGCCCGCTGGGCCACCGAATTCAGCCGCGGCGCCGGGCTGGACTACCGCGGGGTGGTGGCCACCGGCACCCCGTTCAATGTGGAATCGATCGTCAAACAGGCCGGGCCCGACATGACGCTGCCCCCGAACGTGGGCCCGGCCGCCAACAGTTACACCGCCTACATCCTGGCCGGGTTTCGGGACGCCCGCCCCGATCTCGGTGTCGACGGCGTGCTGACCCCGGCCGGGCGCAGCGCCGTGCAACAAGCCGAGACGCTGTGCAAGCCGGCGTTGGACAAGGCCCTGGCCGGCATGACGCCGAGCGGGTTCTTCCGGGCGCCGCTGGCATCGCTGCCCGGGCTGGCCGACGCGCTGGACGCCTACCTGGGCACGCCCACCGACGGGTATGACCGGCCGATCTTCCTCGGCGTGGGACTGCGTGACCGCGACGTGCCGCCGACGCTGTCCATCGCGCTCGACGAACGGCTGCGGGCCAGCGGCCAGGACGTGACGCTGAAGGTCTATCCCGACCAGGACCACTCGGGCACGGTGCTGGCGTCGATGGCGGACTCCACCCCTTTTCTGGCGGCGCAGTTCGCTCACTAG
- a CDS encoding fumarylacetoacetate hydrolase family protein, whose translation MRLGRIASPDGVAFVVIEGDPNSDAVCREIAEQYLSRNPTFTGRSWPLADVRLLAPILASKVVCMGKNYAAHAREMGGEPPEDPVIFLKPNTAIIGPNVPIQLPADAHPVHHEGELVAVIERPCKDVPAAKAADYILGYTIANDVSARDQQKKDGQWMRAKGHDTFCPVGPWIETAVDPSGLDLRTEVNGQVRQDSNTALLLHDVGAIVEWVSAVMTLLPGDLILTGTPEGVGPIEDGDTVSITVEGIGTLTNPVVRKGK comes from the coding sequence ATGCGTCTTGGTCGAATCGCCAGTCCCGACGGTGTCGCCTTCGTAGTCATCGAAGGCGACCCGAACTCCGATGCGGTGTGCCGTGAGATCGCCGAGCAGTATCTGTCGCGCAACCCCACTTTCACCGGCCGCAGCTGGCCGCTGGCCGATGTGCGGCTGCTCGCGCCGATCCTGGCCAGCAAGGTGGTCTGCATGGGCAAGAACTACGCCGCGCATGCCCGCGAGATGGGCGGCGAACCGCCCGAGGATCCGGTGATCTTCCTCAAGCCCAACACCGCCATCATCGGCCCCAACGTGCCCATCCAGCTGCCCGCCGACGCCCACCCGGTGCACCACGAGGGCGAGCTGGTCGCCGTCATCGAACGGCCGTGCAAGGACGTGCCCGCGGCGAAGGCCGCCGACTACATCCTCGGCTACACCATCGCCAACGACGTCTCGGCGCGCGATCAGCAGAAGAAGGACGGCCAGTGGATGCGGGCCAAGGGGCACGACACCTTCTGCCCGGTGGGCCCGTGGATCGAGACCGCCGTCGACCCGTCCGGGCTGGACCTGCGCACCGAAGTCAACGGGCAGGTGCGTCAGGACAGCAACACCGCGCTGTTGCTGCACGACGTCGGGGCGATCGTGGAATGGGTGTCGGCCGTGATGACGCTGCTGCCCGGCGACCTGATCCTCACCGGAACCCCAGAGGGTGTCGGCCCCATCGAGGACGGCGACACCGTGAGCATCACCGTCGAGGGCATCGGCACCCTCACCAATCCCGTTGTGCGTAAAGGAAAATAG
- the gltX gene encoding glutamate--tRNA ligase codes for MAVRVRFCPSPTGHPHVGLVRTALFNWAYARHTGGTFVFRIEDTDAARDSQESYDAILDALRWLGLNWDEGVEVGGPHGPYRQSQRADIYRDVIAQLLAAGEVYEAYSTPEEVEARHIAAGRNPKLGYDNFDRDLTDEQRAEFAAQGRKPVLRLRMPDEDLSWTDLVRGPVSFPAGSVPDFAITRASGDPLYTLVNPVDDALMRITHVLRGEDIMPSTPRQIALYRALIRIGIAEWVPEFAHLPSVLGEGNKKLSKRDPQSNLFLHRDRGFIPEGLLNYLALLGWGIADDHDVFGLDEMVAAFDVVDVNSNPARFDQKKADAINAEHIRALTPQDFTARLDAYLGAHGHDTTLDDAAFAEAAALIQTRIVVLGDAWELLKFFNDDAYVLDDKAAAKELGPDSAPVLDAALTALQGLAEWTAPAIETALKAALLDGLELKPRKAFGPIRVAVTGATVSPPLFESMELLGAERSLARLRAVRAGADRP; via the coding sequence ATGGCTGTGCGCGTACGTTTCTGTCCGTCCCCGACCGGCCACCCGCACGTCGGCCTGGTGCGCACCGCGCTGTTCAACTGGGCCTACGCCCGGCACACCGGCGGCACCTTCGTGTTCCGCATCGAGGACACCGACGCCGCCCGCGACAGCCAGGAGAGCTACGACGCGATCCTGGACGCGCTGCGCTGGCTCGGGCTGAACTGGGACGAGGGCGTTGAGGTCGGTGGGCCGCACGGCCCATACCGCCAGTCGCAGCGCGCCGACATCTACCGCGACGTGATCGCCCAACTGCTGGCCGCCGGCGAGGTGTACGAGGCGTACTCCACCCCCGAAGAGGTGGAGGCCCGGCACATCGCGGCGGGCCGCAACCCGAAACTGGGCTATGACAACTTCGACCGCGACCTGACCGACGAGCAGCGGGCGGAGTTCGCGGCGCAGGGGCGTAAACCCGTGCTGCGGTTGCGGATGCCCGATGAGGACCTCTCCTGGACCGACCTGGTTCGCGGACCGGTGAGCTTTCCGGCCGGCTCGGTCCCGGATTTCGCGATCACCCGGGCCAGCGGAGATCCGCTGTACACCTTGGTCAATCCTGTCGACGACGCGCTGATGAGAATCACCCATGTGTTGCGCGGTGAGGACATCATGCCGTCCACTCCGCGCCAGATCGCGCTCTACCGTGCGCTGATCCGGATCGGAATCGCCGAGTGGGTCCCCGAATTCGCCCATCTGCCAAGCGTTCTGGGGGAGGGCAACAAGAAGCTGTCCAAGCGCGACCCGCAGTCGAACCTGTTCCTGCACCGCGATCGCGGGTTCATCCCGGAGGGGTTGCTCAACTACCTGGCCCTGCTCGGCTGGGGTATCGCCGACGATCACGACGTCTTCGGGCTCGACGAGATGGTCGCCGCCTTCGATGTCGTCGACGTCAACTCCAACCCGGCGCGTTTCGACCAGAAGAAGGCCGACGCCATCAACGCCGAGCACATCCGCGCGCTCACGCCGCAGGACTTCACCGCCCGCCTCGATGCCTACCTGGGCGCGCACGGGCACGACACCACCCTGGACGACGCCGCCTTCGCGGAGGCGGCCGCGCTGATCCAGACCCGCATCGTGGTGCTCGGCGACGCGTGGGAGCTGTTGAAGTTCTTCAACGACGACGCCTATGTGCTCGACGACAAGGCGGCCGCCAAGGAACTCGGCCCGGACTCCGCGCCCGTCCTGGACGCCGCCCTGACGGCCCTGCAGGGCCTGGCCGAGTGGACCGCCCCGGCCATCGAGACCGCGCTCAAGGCGGCCCTGCTGGACGGTCTTGAGCTCAAGCCGAGGAAGGCGTTCGGACCGATCCGCGTCGCCGTCACCGGTGCGACGGTGAGCCCGCCGCTGTTCGAATCGATGGAACTGCTGGGCGCCGAGCGCAGTCTGGCCAGGTTGCGAGCGGTGCGGGCCGGGGCAGACCGGCCCTAG
- a CDS encoding DUF1501 domain-containing protein: MPQMNRRNFLIASVGAAGLLSGAAVTLPQLLHHGQQRPLATDAGILVILTLYGGNDGINTVIPVTDNAYHDARRDLAFAPHEVLDLDGRLGLNPALAGLKDIWADNQLAIVRGVGYPKQDRSHFRSMDIWQTASPTAPASSGWIGRWLDSSGDDPLRAVNVGSVLPPLAVGEKHVAAGLSVSIPQVPDDVAETLDALSSPDPRDSPAMAAVRSNYQAYKTTDSAFSAFTDKPLPDPTITAGRQLAEDLDLVAQCVKAGVPTRVYMVTLGGFDTHADERGEHQRLLKALDDALAPFLRQMGRTAHGRNVVVMVYSEFGRRVGANASQGTDHGTSGPVFIAGPRVKGGFYGDEPSLTDLDDGDLKTTTDFRDIYYELLSGTLNSDPEPSVGAGRKPIGFL, translated from the coding sequence ATGCCCCAGATGAACCGACGCAATTTCCTGATCGCCAGTGTGGGGGCCGCGGGTCTGCTGTCGGGCGCGGCCGTCACGCTTCCCCAGCTGCTGCACCACGGGCAGCAGCGCCCACTGGCCACCGACGCCGGCATCCTGGTGATCCTCACCCTCTACGGCGGCAACGACGGGATCAACACCGTGATCCCGGTCACCGACAACGCCTATCACGACGCGCGCCGCGATCTGGCGTTCGCACCGCACGAGGTGCTCGACCTCGACGGCCGGCTGGGGCTGAACCCGGCGCTGGCCGGGCTCAAGGACATCTGGGCGGACAACCAGCTGGCGATCGTCCGCGGCGTGGGCTATCCGAAACAGGACCGCAGCCACTTCCGCTCCATGGACATCTGGCAGACCGCCTCGCCGACCGCACCCGCGTCCTCGGGCTGGATCGGACGCTGGCTGGACAGCAGTGGCGACGATCCGCTGCGCGCGGTCAACGTGGGGTCGGTGCTGCCACCGCTGGCCGTCGGCGAGAAGCACGTCGCCGCAGGCCTTTCCGTGAGCATCCCGCAGGTCCCCGATGACGTGGCCGAGACCCTGGACGCGCTCAGCTCACCCGATCCCCGGGACTCACCGGCGATGGCCGCGGTCCGCAGCAACTACCAGGCCTACAAGACAACCGATTCGGCGTTCAGTGCGTTCACCGACAAACCGCTGCCCGATCCGACCATCACCGCGGGCCGGCAGCTGGCCGAGGACCTGGACCTGGTGGCCCAGTGTGTGAAGGCCGGTGTCCCGACGCGGGTGTACATGGTGACCCTCGGCGGCTTCGACACCCACGCCGACGAGCGGGGCGAGCACCAGCGGCTGCTCAAGGCTCTCGACGATGCGCTGGCCCCGTTCCTGCGCCAGATGGGACGCACCGCACACGGCCGCAATGTGGTGGTGATGGTCTACTCCGAGTTCGGCCGGCGGGTGGGGGCCAATGCGTCCCAGGGCACCGACCACGGCACCTCGGGCCCGGTGTTCATCGCCGGCCCGCGGGTCAAGGGTGGCTTCTACGGGGACGAGCCCAGCCTCACCGACCTGGACGACGGCGACCTGAAGACCACGACCGATTTTCGTGACATCTATTACGAGCTGCTGAGCGGGACACTGAATTCGGATCCCGAGCCGTCGGTCGGGGCGGGCCGCAAGCCCATCGGATTCCTCTGA
- a CDS encoding DUF1800 domain-containing protein: MLRRAGFGTSGRQVDAVVGQDWSVYLDKALNMNPDADPGAVATPMPAPVTPPLPPDNANQQVRTQFISGLYGQMQELSAWWLRRMAAVQQPVHEKLTLVWHNHFATSAEKVVAAELMAAQNQKLRTLALGDFRVLAYAMLTDAAMAQWLDAVRNTKAAPNENLSREFMELFTLGHNNGYTETDVREGARALTGRYVAPGATTIVAPENHDTSPKTVLGVTGNHDDRAFCDIVLGQPGSAGFIAGKLWRLLASDSPATPDTLTRLVAAYGPDRNLKALTKAIFLDPAFTAAAGSMVTPPVEWLMGVVRALAVPLDGPDTIAGCSAVLTVMGQRPFYPYDVGGWPRGRAWLSTTSTAARVWAANKFVPVGDISVVQDAGVADRVDAAGYLLGIGAWSDSTAAALKPLAGNPVRLVIAAVNTPEYLTS; this comes from the coding sequence ATGTTGCGGAGGGCGGGCTTCGGCACGTCCGGCCGCCAGGTGGATGCCGTGGTGGGCCAGGACTGGTCGGTCTATCTGGACAAGGCGCTGAACATGAATCCGGACGCCGACCCGGGGGCGGTCGCCACCCCGATGCCGGCCCCGGTCACACCGCCGCTGCCGCCGGACAACGCCAACCAGCAGGTCCGTACCCAGTTCATCAGCGGGCTGTACGGGCAAATGCAGGAACTCTCGGCCTGGTGGCTGCGCCGGATGGCCGCCGTGCAGCAGCCCGTCCACGAGAAATTGACGTTGGTGTGGCACAACCACTTCGCCACGTCGGCGGAGAAGGTGGTGGCCGCCGAGCTGATGGCCGCCCAGAATCAGAAGTTGCGCACCTTGGCCCTCGGCGACTTCCGGGTGCTCGCCTACGCGATGCTGACCGACGCCGCGATGGCGCAGTGGCTCGACGCCGTGCGCAACACCAAGGCGGCCCCGAACGAGAACCTGTCCCGCGAATTCATGGAGCTGTTCACGTTGGGGCACAACAACGGTTACACCGAAACCGACGTCCGCGAAGGCGCCAGGGCACTGACCGGACGGTATGTCGCACCGGGCGCGACGACGATCGTCGCACCGGAGAATCACGACACCTCACCCAAGACGGTGCTCGGTGTCACCGGTAACCACGACGACAGGGCGTTCTGCGATATCGTGCTGGGCCAGCCCGGCTCGGCGGGTTTCATCGCCGGAAAGTTGTGGCGGCTGCTGGCCTCGGATTCCCCCGCGACGCCGGACACCCTCACCCGGTTGGTCGCCGCGTACGGACCCGACCGGAATCTGAAGGCACTGACCAAAGCCATCTTCCTCGACCCGGCCTTCACCGCCGCGGCGGGCAGCATGGTGACTCCGCCGGTCGAATGGTTGATGGGTGTCGTCCGCGCGCTCGCGGTCCCGCTGGACGGCCCCGACACCATCGCCGGCTGCAGTGCGGTGCTGACCGTGATGGGCCAACGCCCCTTCTATCCCTACGATGTCGGCGGCTGGCCCCGCGGCCGGGCCTGGTTGTCCACCACCAGCACGGCCGCGCGCGTATGGGCGGCCAACAAATTCGTCCCGGTGGGCGACATCTCGGTCGTGCAGGACGCCGGCGTGGCCGATCGCGTCGACGCGGCCGGATACCTCCTCGGCATCGGCGCCTGGTCGGACAGCACGGCCGCCGCCCTCAAACCGCTGGCCGGCAATCCGGTCCGGCTGGTCATCGCCGCGGTCAACACCCCCGAATACCTGACGTCCTAG
- a CDS encoding IclR family transcriptional regulator yields the protein MRQDSGIGVLDKAVGVLHTVAESPCGLAELCERTGLPRATAHRLAAGLEVHRLLARDPEGRWRLGPALTELAGHVNDPLVAAGAAILPRLREITGESVQLYRREGTARVCVAALEPPAGLRDTVPVGTRLPMTAGSGAKVLLAFSDAATQQAVLPSAKFTERTLAEVRKRGWAQSAAEREPGVASVSAPVRDARGTVIAAVSVSGPIDRMGRRPGARWAADLLAASEALTRRL from the coding sequence ATGAGACAGGATAGCGGCATCGGCGTCCTCGACAAAGCCGTGGGTGTCCTGCACACGGTGGCCGAATCGCCCTGCGGTCTGGCCGAACTGTGCGAACGGACCGGGCTTCCGCGGGCCACCGCGCACCGGCTCGCCGCCGGGCTGGAAGTGCACCGGCTGCTGGCCCGCGACCCGGAGGGCCGCTGGCGGCTGGGCCCCGCGCTGACCGAACTCGCCGGCCACGTCAACGATCCCCTCGTGGCCGCCGGTGCGGCGATCCTGCCACGGCTGCGCGAAATCACCGGCGAGAGCGTGCAGCTGTACCGGCGGGAGGGCACCGCCCGGGTGTGTGTGGCCGCGCTGGAACCGCCCGCCGGACTGCGCGACACCGTCCCGGTCGGCACCCGGTTGCCGATGACCGCCGGATCCGGAGCCAAAGTCCTGCTGGCGTTCAGCGATGCGGCCACCCAACAGGCGGTGCTGCCGTCGGCGAAATTCACCGAACGCACGCTGGCCGAGGTCCGCAAACGCGGATGGGCGCAGAGCGCCGCCGAACGCGAACCCGGGGTGGCCAGTGTGTCGGCGCCGGTGCGCGACGCCCGCGGCACGGTGATCGCCGCGGTGTCGGTGTCCGGACCGATCGACCGGATGGGGCGCCGCCCCGGAGCCCGCTGGGCCGCCGATCTGCTGGCCGCATCCGAGGCGCTGACCCGCAGACTGTGA
- the leuC gene encoding 3-isopropylmalate dehydratase large subunit, with protein sequence MEQSQKPKTLAEKVWDDHVVVRGGGAGATKEPDLIYIDLHLVHEVTSPQAFDGLRLAGRPVRRPDLTIATEDHNVPTIDIDKPIADPVSRTQVETLRRNCEEFGIRLHPMGDAEQGIVHIIGPQLGLTQPGMTVVCGDSHTSTHGAFGAIAMGIGTSEVEHVLATQTLPLKPFKTMAVNVDGVLPPGVSAKDIILAVIAKIGTGGGQGHVIEYRGSAIESLSMEGRMTICNMSIEAGARAGMVAPDETTYEFLKGRPHAPTGADWDAAVAAWSRLRTDEGAEFDTEVYIDAATLSPFVTWGTNPGQGVPLSANVPDPELMAGDDERQAAEKALAYMDLRAGTPMRDIAVDAVFVGSCTNGRIEDLRVVAEILDGRKVADGVRMLVVPGSMRVRAQAESEGLGEIFTAAGAEWRQAGCSMCLGMNPDQLAPGERCASTSNRNFEGRQGKGGRTHLVSPAVAAATAVRGTLSSPADLAPAPTR encoded by the coding sequence ATGGAGCAAAGCCAGAAGCCGAAGACCCTGGCCGAAAAGGTGTGGGACGACCACGTTGTGGTGCGCGGCGGGGGTGCCGGGGCCACCAAGGAACCCGACCTCATCTATATCGATCTGCATCTGGTGCACGAGGTCACCAGCCCGCAGGCGTTCGACGGTCTGCGGCTGGCCGGTCGGCCGGTGCGCCGGCCCGATCTGACGATCGCCACCGAGGACCACAACGTGCCGACCATCGACATCGACAAGCCGATCGCCGATCCGGTGTCGCGCACTCAGGTGGAGACGCTGCGGCGCAACTGCGAGGAATTCGGTATCCGCTTGCATCCGATGGGCGATGCCGAGCAGGGCATCGTGCACATCATCGGTCCGCAGCTGGGTCTGACCCAGCCGGGCATGACGGTGGTGTGCGGGGACAGCCACACCTCCACCCACGGCGCATTCGGGGCGATCGCCATGGGTATCGGCACCTCCGAGGTCGAACATGTGCTGGCCACCCAGACGCTTCCGCTCAAGCCGTTCAAAACCATGGCGGTCAATGTCGACGGTGTGCTGCCCCCCGGCGTCAGCGCCAAGGACATCATCCTGGCGGTCATCGCCAAGATCGGTACCGGCGGCGGGCAGGGGCACGTCATCGAATACCGGGGCAGTGCCATCGAATCGCTGTCGATGGAGGGCCGCATGACGATCTGCAACATGAGCATCGAGGCCGGCGCCCGGGCCGGGATGGTGGCTCCCGACGAGACCACCTACGAATTCCTCAAGGGCCGGCCGCACGCGCCGACCGGTGCCGACTGGGACGCGGCGGTGGCGGCCTGGAGCCGGTTACGCACCGACGAGGGCGCCGAATTCGACACCGAGGTGTACATCGACGCCGCCACGCTGAGCCCGTTCGTCACGTGGGGCACCAATCCCGGGCAGGGCGTGCCGTTGTCGGCGAACGTGCCCGACCCGGAATTGATGGCGGGTGACGACGAGCGCCAGGCCGCGGAAAAGGCATTGGCATATATGGACCTTCGAGCGGGTACCCCGATGCGGGACATCGCCGTGGACGCGGTGTTCGTCGGGTCGTGCACCAACGGCCGCATCGAGGACCTGCGGGTGGTGGCCGAGATCCTCGACGGCCGCAAGGTCGCCGACGGCGTCCGGATGCTCGTCGTCCCCGGCTCGATGCGGGTGCGTGCGCAGGCCGAATCCGAAGGCCTGGGGGAGATCTTCACCGCCGCGGGGGCCGAGTGGCGGCAGGCCGGGTGCTCGATGTGTCTGGGGATGAACCCGGATCAGCTGGCGCCGGGGGAGCGCTGCGCCTCGACGTCCAACCGGAATTTCGAAGGCCGTCAGGGCAAGGGCGGGCGCACCCATCTGGTGTCGCCGGCCGTCGCCGCCGCCACCGCGGTGCGCGGCACGCTGTCCTCGCCCGCCGATCTGGCCCCCGCACCGACCCGCTAG
- the leuD gene encoding 3-isopropylmalate dehydratase small subunit, translated as MQAFTTHTGIGVPLRRSNVDTDQIIPAVYLKRVTRTGFEDGLFAAWRTDPSFILNLAPFDKGSVLVAGPDFGTGSSREHAVWALMDYGFRVVISPRFADIFRGNAGKAGLLAAEVTHDDVELLWKLIEQNPGLEITVNLQDRNITAGTVMVPFKIDDYTAWRLLEGLDDIGLTLRKQDEITAFEQRRPSFKPTTLPA; from the coding sequence ATGCAAGCTTTCACCACTCACACCGGGATCGGCGTCCCGCTGCGGCGGTCCAATGTGGACACCGATCAGATCATTCCGGCGGTGTATCTGAAGCGGGTCACCCGAACCGGTTTCGAGGACGGATTATTCGCCGCCTGGCGGACCGATCCGTCCTTCATCCTCAATCTGGCGCCCTTCGACAAAGGGTCGGTATTGGTCGCCGGCCCCGATTTCGGCACCGGATCCTCCCGCGAACACGCCGTGTGGGCCCTCATGGATTACGGCTTCCGGGTCGTCATCTCGCCCCGATTCGCCGATATCTTCCGGGGCAATGCGGGCAAGGCGGGCCTGTTGGCGGCGGAAGTCACACATGACGATGTGGAACTGCTGTGGAAGTTGATCGAGCAGAATCCGGGTCTGGAAATCACTGTGAATCTTCAAGATCGGAATATCACCGCTGGAACGGTCATGGTGCCGTTCAAGATTGACGACTACACCGCCTGGCGGCTGCTCGAAGGACTCGACGATATAGGCCTTACGCTGCGGAAACAGGACGAAATCACGGCTTTCGAGCAGCGCCGTCCGAGCTTCAAGCCGACCACTTTGCCGGCCTGA
- a CDS encoding HU family DNA-binding protein, with the protein MNKAELIDALTAKLDTDRRQATAAVENIVDTIVRAVHKGESVTITGFGVFEQRRRAARVARNPRTGETVKVKPTSVPAFRPGAQFKAVVSGAQKLPADGPAVKRGVAAAPAKRTAAKKAAPAKKAPAKKAPATKAAAKKAPATKAPAKKAPAKKTVATKAAPAKKAPAKKAPATKAPAKKVVAKAPAKKVAAKAPAKKAATKAPAKKAPAKKAAPVKRGRK; encoded by the coding sequence ATGAACAAAGCAGAGCTCATCGACGCACTCACAGCCAAGTTGGACACCGATCGTCGACAGGCTACTGCGGCGGTTGAGAACATCGTCGACACGATTGTGCGGGCTGTGCACAAGGGCGAGAGCGTCACCATCACCGGCTTCGGTGTCTTCGAGCAGCGTCGTCGCGCCGCTCGCGTTGCGCGCAACCCGCGCACCGGTGAGACCGTCAAGGTGAAGCCGACCTCGGTGCCGGCATTCCGTCCCGGTGCTCAGTTCAAGGCGGTTGTTTCTGGCGCGCAAAAGCTCCCGGCCGATGGTCCGGCCGTGAAGCGTGGTGTGGCCGCCGCCCCGGCAAAGCGCACCGCCGCCAAGAAGGCCGCCCCGGCCAAGAAGGCTCCGGCCAAGAAGGCTCCGGCCACCAAGGCCGCCGCCAAGAAGGCCCCGGCCACCAAGGCTCCGGCCAAGAAGGCCCCGGCCAAGAAGACCGTTGCGACCAAGGCCGCACCGGCGAAGAAGGCTCCGGCCAAGAAGGCCCCGGCCACCAAGGCCCCGGCCAAGAAGGTTGTCGCCAAGGCTCCGGCCAAGAAGGTCGCCGCGAAGGCTCCCGCCAAGAAGGCCGCCACCAAGGCTCCTGCCAAGAAGGCTCCGGCCAAGAAGGCAGCGCCCGTCAAGCGCGGTCGCAAGTAG